The following is a genomic window from Candidatus Margulisiibacteriota bacterium.
CAAGAACAGAGTTGTTTTCCTCGTTAGGCATAAATTACGCAGAACTTGAAGCGGCCGGAATATTCATAGTTATTAAAAAAATAGAATGTGATTATATAAGGCCTGCTCATTTTAATCAGCTATTGACAATAAAAATTAATCATGTAAAATTGAATAAAGTAAAACTAGAGTTTTATTACCAGGTTTTGCATGGTAAAATAGAGTTGGCAAAAGCATATACAAAATTAGCTTTTATCGATAATAAAGGCAAGCTCTTACAAATTCCTAATAAAATAAGAGAAAAAATTACAGAAAATATTGATTTGACATAATGTTATTATTCGGGAACGCAATATAACTATACCTTAATCTGTTTGTTTCTTTTAGCAAGCTTTACTTATGCCGAAGTGGCGGAATTGGTAGACGCGTTGGTCTCAAAAACCAATGAGGTTTATCCTCTTACCGGTTCGATTCCGGTCTTCGGCACCAGAATAATAGGTTGCCGGAATGGCGGAATTGGTAGACGCGCTAGGTTCAGGGTCTAGTCTCGGTTTCGGGGTGCCGGTTCGAGTCCGGCTTTCGGCACCATGTTACACTCATGGTAGATTCTCAATGAAATTTAATATACAAAAGGAAGGTTTTTAAATGACTCCAAGAAAAAGAACTCCAGACAAAGAAGAAATTCCTAGTGCTGAAATAGAAAAAGAGGATACAAAGGTAATAAAGGCGAAAATAGTCAAAAAAGTTAATGGTGACGAAAGTAATGCTGGATACCGAGTAGAGAATAAAACTGAACCTGACAGCTATGAAAGGGTAAATGATTACTCTCAAAAGAGCCAGGACAATAATAGCGGACCTGATAAAGAGACTGCTTCTCGGGACGCTAGCAATCGGGATGAAGAACAACGAAATATCGATAGATCAAAGCAAAATAAGCCCAAAAAATATAATATAGGTAATAACCATAATATGGAGAAGGACGGCAGTGTTGAAAAACTGGATATCATTGAATTGCAGCAAAAAGATATTGCGTCTCTTCATAAAATCGCTGAAGAATTGTCAATACCGAATTATTTGCAAATGCGAAAGAATGATTTAGTATTTAAAATTCTTGAAGCTAAAACAGAAAAAAATGGATATATTTTCGCCAAAGGTGTTTTGGACATTTTGCCGGATGGATTTGGATTCCTTCGTACTAATAATTATTTGCCAAGTGCAGAAGACATCTATGTATCTCAGACTCAAGTTAGAAGGTTTGGTCTTTCGATGGGTGATGTCGTCTCAGGTCAGGTTCGTCCTCCAAAAGACGGAGAGCGCTATTATAGTCTGGTAAAAGTGGAAACCATAAATGGCAAAGATCCTGATCTTGCAAAGAAGAGAACCCTTTTTGCCAATTTAACTCCGATTTATCCTGACTCAA
Proteins encoded in this region:
- a CDS encoding acyl-CoA thioesterase, encoding MNKENYQFSIDVKTRYNETDQGGRIYHSHYFVWFDIARTELFSSLGINYAELEAAGIFIVIKKIECDYIRPAHFNQLLTIKINHVKLNKVKLEFYYQVLHGKIELAKAYTKLAFIDNKGKLLQIPNKIREKITENIDLT